Proteins from a genomic interval of Hypomesus transpacificus isolate Combined female unplaced genomic scaffold, fHypTra1 scaffold_192, whole genome shotgun sequence:
- the nipsnap1 gene encoding protein NipSnap homolog 1, translating into MAATSLVLPKVQLTKLYRNAVTLRVCRFSDGGDKGWFRSLFVHKVDVRKDTHSNLLSKKETSNLYKMQFHNVKPECLEAYNNLEAEVQSKLHVDQDFPCEVVGSWNTWYGDQDQTVHLWRYRGGYPALTECLNKLNNNKVYQEFRRERSKMLLSRGNQLLLEFSFWNEPTPRAGPNIYEMRTYKLKPGTMIEWGNHWARAIRHRQENDEAVGGFFSQIGDLYVVHHLWAYKDLQSREETRNAAWQKDGWDSSVYYTVPLIQSMQSRIMIPTQSSPLQ; encoded by the exons ATGGCGGCAACAAGTTTAGTGTTACCAAAGGTCCAGCTAACGAAACTGTACAGAAATGCTGTCACGTTGCGGGTGTGCAG GTTTTCCGACGGCGGTGACAAGGGCTGGTTCCGTTCTCTGTTTGTGCACAAAGTAGACGTGAGGAAGGACACCCATTCCAACCTGCTGTCCAAGAAGGAGACCAGTAACCTGTACAAAATGCAGT TTCACAACGTGAAGCCAGAGTGTCTGGAGGCGTACAACAACCTGGA GGCTGAGGTACAGAGTAAACTCCATGTTGACCAGGACTTCCCCTGTGAGGTGGTGGGCAGCTGGAACACCTGGTAtggagaccaggaccagacag TGCATCTGTGGAGGTATAGGGGAGGATATCCCGCCCTGACTGAATGCTTGAACAAACTAAACAACAACAAG GTGTACCAGGAGTTCCGCAGGGAGAGGAGTAAGATGTTGCTCTCCAGAGGCAACCAGCTGCTCCTGGAGTTCAGTTTCTGGAACGAGCCCACGCCCAGAGCTGGACCCAACATCTACGAGATGCGAACCTACAAACTCAAG CCTGGGACGATGATAGAATGGGGAAACCACTG GGCGCGAGCCATCAGGCACCGTCAGGAGAATGATGAGGCGGTGGGAGGGTTCTTCTCCCAGATAGGAGACCTGTACGTGGTCCATCACCTGTGGG CTTATAAAGACCTCCAGTCCAGAGAGGAGACCAGGAACGCAGCCTGGCAAAAGGACGGTTGGGACTCCAGTGTGTATTACACAG TACCCCTGATCCAAAGCATGCAGTCCAGGATCATGATCCCCACCCAGAGCTCTCCGCTGCAGTGA